The DNA window GCGCCATCGTGGGATCCCCTTCCAGCATCGAGGCTGTGACCGGCAAGCGTGAGGTACGCTCTTACCTGTTCTTCGGTGATCGCATATGCCGCCGTGACATCCGCGATGGAAGCGCCTCCAGCCAGGTTCCCCACGACCAGATGCACGGGGACCCGCGTTCCCCGAATGACCGGCTTGCCTTTCAAGACAGCGGGGTTGACCTCGATCAGATCTTGCCAGGCCATGGTCGCCTCATCTCCCGCGAGGGATTCTATCACGGATGGCCTTGTTGCCTCCGTGGCCCGATCCCGTGGCGCTTGGAGCAGCGACTTCTGCGCTCGCACAGCTCGCGCGGGAAGGCGACGTCCCCATCCCGACGGCCGAGCCCGGAACGCTATCATGTGGAGAAACCCATTCGCATGCTTGGGGCCAGTAGGACGTGTCGCGTCGCCTAATCTCGTCGGGTTCGCGGAGGTGGCCCGCCGCGCCCGGCTCATCCGCCTGGAGGGAGCGCCATGAACGTATCCCAGACGAGAAGGCCCGGCCTGCGATGGGCGCCGCCGTACGGGCAGGAAGTGGTGATGCTGTTTGGGATGCTGCTACCGCACATCGAAGGCATCGCGCAGGTAGAGGAGAGTTCGGACCAGTTCCCCGACTGCGTCGCGCTGAACACCGACGGCAAGCCCCTTCGCATCGAGTTCGAGGCGGCGGCCAGCGGCTTTCTGCAGCACGGGCACGATCCGAACGAATGCGACCTTATCGTTTGATGGGTGACCGACTGGCCGCAGAGCCCGGTTCCTGTGCTCGAACTCAAGGAGGTGGTCAGGCAACGCGCGCCGTGGGCGGTTGAAGATCCTGACCAGCCCAAGCGGCGCCCCCTGGCTTGGGACGAGCAGCCGGCGCGCCATGACGGGCTTTGATCCCATCGAGGCGCGCGAAGAAGGCCCGGAAGTGCTAAACCGCAGCCCGAGCCCCCACCGTCGCTGAAAGCTTGCACTCATCCGGCGTGGGCTGCTTCGGCTTTACTTGGACGCAGCGCGTCCGCAAGCCTGGCCCAGACCGGTGCGGGCAACATCACATACCCAGCCAGAGCTGTCATGACGATCATGACCCCCGCCGCGCCGATTACGGGCGGCGCCCCGAGAACCGAGCCC is part of the Bacillota bacterium genome and encodes:
- a CDS encoding DUF433 domain-containing protein — translated: MIESLAGDEATMAWQDLIEVNPAVLKGKPVIRGTRVPVHLVVGNLAGGASIADVTAAYAITEEQVRAYLTLAGHSLDAGRGSHDGAGLAGMWPSCAISWGCEMQRSTGRV